Below is a window of Entelurus aequoreus isolate RoL-2023_Sb linkage group LG07, RoL_Eaeq_v1.1, whole genome shotgun sequence DNA.
gcaaaataattattaaaaagtgcagttcccctttgaagaAAAACTGAAattctttggaattttgcccatcatccataATTTTGTCCAATTCTTAAGTGAGATAAAAACACAAGTCTTTCCCATTTCTGTGCGTTCTAGTTAGTGAAAAGCAGGTAATAGGGTTTCacctattttgcctataaagtcCTCTTAATAaaaatccaaaaaccaccaactagACTCCATTTACATGCCCTGACCTACATAATAATTAAGGTataacaacattgttattgtaagagcaaacacagaggaactacttttctggcataATGACACAGCGTCTTGCTCACAGCACCACAGGCCACTACTGAAAATGAACCTTGCTAGTGGAGATGCCGCATCACCTTTGGGTttggaaaagttaaagctaagttATATAAATCATGCCTCGCACATGTATAGTTGAAGGTGGTGGCAATAAGCAGAGCAGTTGGTAATTGTTTTAACTTCACACGGCACACATTAAAAATCAGGACCGACTGAAGCAGTGGATACTAGCTCATAGAACCAACAGCATTGCTAGAAAAACTCAGCAAGATGCTTGTTTGCTTGAAGCATTTCTTCCCTGAGGACTATTCTGAATTTACCAGCTCAAAGAAAATCACatgtcttgtgctgaaagatacaaccagaCCATCAGTCAGCATTCCAAGGAGAGTGGAAATTCAAAGAGACTGTTTtgttatgcttttattttgttgatgACATGCTTTACACTAGTGCTACATGATAACGCTATCAGAATGGCTTAATGTTTTCCCATATCTGGATAATTTTTGGTCCAAAGTAATTGTCGACAACAGCTCTCAAAGTCTGCCATAATGAGTGGTAGCAAACACAGAACATGTTCATTATGCTGTTGTTGACGAAATGAGCTTTTATTGCTATGCATGAAAGAAGTTACGGTAATTCCAAAAATATTATATTACACGTATCATGTATGGGCCTGTTACTACATGGATATATAAAACGTTTGATGTTTTtttgagggctttataggcggaaaatATTAATTTCCACTACCTGCATTATAAGCCACCTTGTGCCAGCAGGTTTTCATTATCTAAAAGGCACAGAAATAGGAAATATATGTGTGTTCTTGTGGATGAtaggaaaaaattcaaaaaaagtacAGGTTCCTTTTATATAGTAAGTAATGAGTATTGTCTTTACTGCAAGCAGAGTTTTTGAAAAAGTATGTTTTCATGAACCACAGTATGTGTTAACAAAGccaaagaaaatgtattttaaaaaatgcctGCATTTGTGTGTACATTGTCTGAAATGTATGTTGCAATGCTGTCAGGTCTGCTTTAAATTACCTGTGTGACAGCCCATTGTGCTGCAGCAATCGCTGTGCTAGCCACTGTGGCAGCACTCACTTTATTGCCATCTGTCAAAAAGACATCTCTGAGAAGAGTGGGGGAAGACACAATTAtgatggaaaaaataaataacgaTCTTTCTGTAAGAGAATGATTTACTTAAACATATTTGCCACATTGCTTGTATTGCAAGCACCACAGGCCCTACCGTTTAGAACCTTTAGCAAACTCCACCACAGTAACCTTCCCATCAATAGAGAGAGGCGGTTGAAGGGCCTGCAAGATCTGGAGCAGCTGGGAAGCCTCCTAAGGACAAATTACAGTGAAGTGAGTAACAGCATGTCCAGCCGAATGGGTGACAGGTTCATTTCTACCTATGATGTTTCTTACCACAATTGTGGCCAGCTGCAGAAAAGCAAAGCCCCTGTTGAGATGTGTTTGCTTGTCCTTGATGAGGCGAATGTTGGAGGGCGACAGCGTGGCAAATGACGATAAAGAAGAGAGAATGGCTTCCACTGACGTGTGGGGTCCAAGATTTCTCAGTATTAGAGCTGGTGATGAGGAGGAAAATATTATTTTAGTCATTgtacaaatacatacatttgtTACATTTTCAGATAAAAAACTAGCTAATATCAGGCACCACATCAATAAACCTTCCCAATGCACAAAACAGAGTAAAAAAAGTACATACGTTGTTTTCCAAGCCAAATACATGATTTATAAAAACACAAATTGACGTGAGAATGTGCGCACCAGTCCGCTAACTTTGTACCTGGCAAACACACTTTTTGGAGACATGCAGGCAGGAAACACAGATGTTAAGTGGTGATGTGAAATATACATTTTGATCCTATCCAATGGAAgtttatcaaaaataaaaacactggtGTCTTGCATTTATTGattaactgttttattttagatgttTAATCAATCATTGCATTAATTATCctgtcatatttaaaaaaaaacatttgtagaaAGTCTTACTATTTTGCTTTACACTGACTGATATCATTTGTTAATTAAATCTAATAGCCTATATTATATGTGCTCGTCAACATATGATTAAGGAGTGTAAATTGATTCATCGTTATGGTTGCAGAAAGGAAACAATTACGTACGACTATGTATGGCATCCTGCTTTGATCATTAATAATTTGAATAATCAAGTTATCAAATCAATTATATGGTTTAAGGTGACAAGTTATGACACAGACAAAATACATGCATGTCCTCCAGTGCTGCAGTGCTCCACTTTGTTTTCTTGTAATTCACAAACTTAGACCTACAACTACTTTCTAATGATAATTTAAATATTGGTAATATTGTCATCATGTTAAAAGGAGACCTACAATGATTTTCCTTTTTTCTtacttattaatattgttataatGTTAGATACTCGtggtaaacaatgccaaagcatcaaatcaaaggttcatgcatttgggcaTGAGCTTGCACGCAACTTTGGATGCCTCTGAACGCTCAGTTTTGCAGTCTTCTTGGGTCATTTGTGTAGTCACAAATTGATAGACtttcttttctttatcttttATTTCGAtctctacaacaaaaatactccCCATCTATACAATTTCAACAAGGTAAATAAAATACAGAAAATAACATGGTGTAtgtatgaaaaggagtaggaagaagcaaaagcCTATAATGTCCTACCCTATCACTCAGATATAATAGTCAGATTTTTTATCAACAACAGGATTCATGACGACCTTATTTAACAAAATGTATTTAGTATATATTATGATATACGGTATATTGTATCATAGTATATaattatcatatatatacacagtatatatacagtaatatatatatatatatatatatatatatatatatatatatatatataaaaattacatTCATGAAtattcaaaatacaaataaaacaaccaTGAAATGTAGTTTCTACGTATAAAATATATTCCTAAGATATTTTATGTTtcctcctctttgttgtaaatgaagaatctttttttgtatttctttttaaatTGAATGTTGTCATTGCTTGGTTTGATTTCCTAATCCAACGGATTCCACAGAGTCACCCCACAAACTGATATGAATGTACTTTTAAGAGTTCAATTAACACATGGCTGTCTTGGATTAATTTTACTCCTCAAATTATATTTtccctgttttgaaaatgttttggaTATTTAGTGGCAGTAGATTATTTCTTGCTTTATAAATTACAGATCCATAAATGTCATTATTTGCGACTTTATAAAGTGTACATTTGTGTGTTCTCGATAGCCAACATTGTTTATTATTCTCAATTATCTTTTTTGTAATGTGGATAACTTTTGTAACGTGCCTTTGTGTTACCCTCGACTTACACACAGTAATTAAAATATGGCAATAATAGTGTACAATATATAGAGTGTGCAAGGTTTTATGGTTTAAgatgtgttttatttttctgAGGATTacaatattttcattattatacTAATTAGAAATTTGATGTGAGCTTTCCAGCACAGCTTGTGAGCCAATACCACACCCAAAAATGTACTTCCATAGGTACTTTCCATTTCTGTTATCAATTGACAGTTTTACATGTATTTGTACTTCACGGTTTCCAAACAACTTGAATTTGGTTTTGTTCAAACTTTTGTTTGTAGGCCTTCCTGTACAGGCTGTTGGCCAGCCTCCTAACCCTCTGCTGTTCACAAACTGTTTGCAGACATGCAAAAAGGAGGTTGTAAATGTCCCTGGGGAGCAACATTTAAGCTACATCATTGCCATATACTAAGTAATATCTTTATGTTTATTTGATCTATTATGCTCTGACTGTGTCCTTCAAATAAGATGTTTTTGTGCATCCACACTCATCTCCGTGAAATATTGATTCTTCTTTATTGTATAATGAGAGAACAACGCAAAACAAGGGTCCTCAAATATGCACAATGCATATGTAAGTCACTTAGCAATGACCTTATATGGTGCATTTGAGGCGTGGCGAGGGCATGACATGTCTCTGCCAGGTCACATCTATAAAGTGTGCAGGGTTTTAGAAGTCTGAGCATTTTTGTACACATGCAGATTTGGGGTTTCTGCTGTATGTAGACTTTTAGTAATAATTCCACAGTTTAATAGATGAGATCGCTGGTCTGCTTCTCTTGGCTGTCTACTGATATCATTAAGTACAAAACACAACTTGATTTTAAACAGGTGTCTTTGGTGTAAGCCATATAACTTACTGTCATTGGCAAGTGCACCATCAGCATGCTGTGTAACTTGGCCAGGGTGGACAGAAAGACCAGAGCAGTCAAATGGTGCTGGAAGGGGCAGCAAGCCTTGGGCTTCCTCTTTCTTAAGACTATGAGCAAAATCTTTTTGCGACTGTGGCAACTTCAGCTCAGCTTCTGTGAAAGAATACATAAATTAGCATGTGCTATTTTGCACAGGGAAACAACACAGACATGTTCCTCTTTACCTGATTTGGGTGCACTGCACTTAAAGCACCTTTCTCTCCTCTTAAAGTTTTGTACACCACACTGAAATAATACAGGACTTATTGTTAACAGAAAAATCAGACACAAACGTGTACTATTGTATCCAAGCACAACCTTGTTGCAAAGCCAGTCCTCATTGCCGCGTGGTTTAGGGTTGCTGTAGTGCATTGACACTCGATGTCCCAAAATGAACAGCAAACCCTAAAAAATAAGTAGGGAGGGGGAGGGGAAAAGTGGATGACTATAAGCGATTATTAGGCCACACACAGAGTAAGACCTCATCTCCGAAATGAGATTGAATTTGGGGgacgagagagagaaagaaactTGGATTGAGTCTGAAAGACAGAGGACAAACAAGAATAGGAACCTTCAGCTTTAGGAAAGATTTTGAGTTGATGTCTTGTGTATTTTATTTCACTGTGCCCCCCCCTTAAAGGGGAAATCTCCTCACAGTAATGTAGACATCACCTCTCCCTTACACCATCTTCTTCTTTTACAGAAAAGGTATGTCTTGACCATGTAATATTGGTAGGTGATCAAGATGAAGAAGTATTTTGGTATAGATACAATCCCATTCCacatatattattttaaatttagGAGAGAAAGTAAGAACATAGTACTCAAAAGTAGTGTTGCAAGTGTAACTCACCCACTTTTAGATTTTTGTAACAGTAAAGTGTTAAGATATGTAATTACAACCTACCGGTTGCAAAAAATATTCTTCTTGATCAAATAGCATGCTATATTTTCATATGAAGCAGTAgtgatgtgacagtacatttGTCTTGCCCATTTCATataggtatatgtgtgtgtgtaatgtgtgttagGGAGAGTGACCTGGTTGGTCTCCATCCAGCCGGTGGCCTCCTGTATGAGATTAAACTCGACGAAGGCGAATCCTCGGCTCTGACCTGGACACCGCCCAGCGCCATGGTTAccgaataacaacaacaacataacaaCAACGCAGTGAGGGGTTAGTGCTTTATGTACAGAGGAGAGAGAGACCCTGTATCAGCactcataaaaaataaataaccgcTCTCCCTTGGAATGAAGAAGCTTGACAGCAAGGAGAGACAGTTTTAAGACTGCACAGTAAGGAAGATGCAAGGTTTCTCAGTGCGGTCAAgaaaaggagggagaaagagagaAACTCCTACTCACTCCTCAATTTAAGGCTGACCCACATCCAACGCAAGAAACAGTGCAGTTATCTGGCAACATGTTGATAGAGTTGTCATTTGATAGTTTATTAACTGACAACATCCACATACTGAGAGGTTAAGTAATGCAGATTTTTAGTGGTCAAGCTAGTGTAATACATTAAGTGATTAATTGCATGTAATTTatccaaaaaacaaataaatgaggAAAAGAGCAGTGTGGATGCCTGTGAGTGTGGCTGAGTCAGATAACAGTTTAGCACAACGGTCACACTGACCATCAGCTACTTTATTATTGGGTGATCAAGAAAGtttgtgagctttgttgatgtgcTCAGTCACACAaatagggcaaattaatgtttgaGAGATGAGTGAAGAAGGAAAATAAGTCATATAGATAAAAAGTACAACTTATTGCTCTTTGTAAGCTTTACTTTTAGAAAACGGTGATACAGTCCTCTGCTGTGTCTggatgttttaatgtcttgtatgCATTCACAATGTGATAATGAAGACatgacccccccaaaaaaaagttagaataTGCACTTCATGATTGCTTTAGAACAAACTACAGTACATTGATTACGTTCCTTCTGCAGTAGCCGTTCACTTTGCTGTCCAATGGACACCCTAAGATTACCAGAGCGTCTCTTGCCACCTTTCAGTTATCTTAATTTCTTACTAATGTGAATGATTATTATTCCACCCACAATCATCCACCAAACAACTGAGATATGGCATCATTATTGTCTTCATAAATACAAAATGTAAGACAAATCTTTTGATTTGGATAAATTAGGAAGGTCGTCTAATGAAGTGTTTGGTAAGTAAACATATTTTTACTGCTATAAAAGAGTGAAGGAAGAATAGGCAAATTAATACTTAATACTAAAATAATTAATTAGGATTTAATGAATGGCATAGGATGAGTGTGAAAATCAAAAAGGGGCAATAGACAAGTTCTCACCTGATGATTTATTCCTCATGAGTCGAACCTCCTTAGGTTGGATTCGCTGCTCCTGAAGTATTGCCCTGATCTGTGGACATATTTCTATTAACCACCAACACTACTGTGCGTAACATCCGAAtggagcagaaaaaaaaaaaggcaacataCGGCATTCACAAACCTCATTCGCGGTGGCATTAGGTGGGAGCAAGCGAAGCATTATTATGTTGCTGGGCTTCTGACAGTCCAAATCAGCACGGTAATCCTGGTCCCTTTGCTCCAACTCCTCTTGAGACAGATTCAGGTCAGAGCTACAACCGTGCTCCTCTGGCTTAACTGCAAACGCCTGCATATATGAAGATTGACAACatgtaagacaaaaaaaagtAGGCTGTTAAAAGTCGCAACTCTAGTATTGGCTTACCTTTCTCATCCCTGTTACATAGGAGAATCTGTGCTCCTCTTGGTGCCGGATGTTGTGATCCATCTGTAAACGGGTACCACCACAACCCCAGTTGCCTTCTCTACTTCCTAAATGTAGGTAAGGGTTGTCAGCAAAGCCTTAAATATGTTTCCCCTCTCTCATTCCTTCTGGGGATCCTGGCTGACCTGGTAGGATATCTAGAGATGCTTCATTGTGAATATAGGGTCTGCCCTCATCAATTCTGGTATGATATTCTGCTTCTGCATCCTCCTCGTCTTGGCCATAACCCCGGTAGTCCATGTCCCGAAAGTGGTGGTCATAATGGCTGTTGTAATATCGACCCATGCGATCGCCTCGCCCACCTCTGTTGAAGACAGATGATGCTTTGAAACACTCGTATGACAGATCTGAGGAGCTCTCAAAACATAACTCACCTTCCCTCAGGGTCCATACTGATCCACCGACGCTATTCTAAGTCCCAGCATAAATAACCTGAAGGTACGAAACCAGTTTTCAACCAATTCATCAAAGGTGTATAACAGACATTGAGGTGAAAGAGCAGTTTACCTAAGGTGCGCACTCAGGTGACTTACCGCGTCCTTTTATACTGCAATTAGGTACTCAACACTTGGGGAACTTTTAACCACGTCCTCTGCTTAACTACGTCCAATAATATTACACGATACATAATGTGAAATTATAAGGGTGCACACTTGTATCACTATGAAGAACACAAAAGACCCATAAACACATCCAAAAGCGTCTTTAACAATGACGTGTGGCGGTCACGTTAGCCTACAAGCTAGCTCGCCTGAGCAATGCTAGCAAGTTATTCACAGCGGCTGTCAATCGTCGTAGCTGACATTACAACAGACATATATGATGACGGGAACACTTACCAGCTTTTGATGCAGCCGACAAAAGTTCAAGCACTGTCGCCaaaacagaataaatgtgtttatttccaGCAAACACAATAAAATGGCCTCGGTAGGGTAACATTCCAGTGGGCGGGTGCAGTGCAAAAGCGCTGGTCTGATAGGACCGCAGCTCACTTGAAGTCGACGATGATTGGACGAATGAAAGAGGCTGAGCTGCCTGCCCATCACCGACGCACAAGCATACGACTCAGAAGAGTTGCTGGTATTTCCATgttcataggctccagcaccccccgcgatcccaaaagggacaagcggtagaaaatggatgggtggatagttTCAGATGCAAACATGTCTGTTAAGTTCCCAATTCAAACAAATTGGCAAAGTGAATTAATCAACATGTCTGCGTCAATAGAATACCGTAACACCAGCTTTATTTGAGGGAGGGGGGAGACAAACAAACCCAGAAATCCCAaggacaaagaaaaaaaacatccggcATCCGAGCCTCCAATGAATTACATGACATAATGGTTACATGAATCAGTTAATCATGTAATAGCATAATTAAGAGTTCAAACAAATAAAAGTATACTCCACATTATAAAGTTATAATACAATGATTAAGAATGCTGAAAAGATAAGTCAAAGGCAGACATGTAATGCACATTAAAATGGCCTTACAAGGCCTTGTGAGACATACAGTACATTATGAACTGTATAGTAACAAACCTACTGTCTACTAGAAATAATGTTCAAATTGATCAACTACACCACTCATTAATTTAACAACTGATTTAAACAATCATACAAGGTCCTAAAGGTCACAGGATAATTAACCTGATTGTGCCTCTACCTATATGGTCTTCCATAAAGTGGAGGTTTTTGTATCACTGAGCGGCTGTTAAGTCCAATACCAGTCTAAGCCAAACAATATGGCTATCAGGGTTGTAACTTTGGCATGGATTTAAAGGGTTTAGGTCAGTGTCACAGAACGGCTTTACATGCACACTGTACATAAGACACAAATGTTAATAGACACCCATAGAATGTACACACATTCACTGCATGCAGACCTGCACTGGCGAAAACAAAGCACCATGTGGCTGCACTCATACACTCTATAGTTATCAGTATGGGAAAATATCTCATACAATTTGATTGAGGCATCTCCCTGCATAGTGCCTGAGTCAGAACAAAAGCTTGATGGAGACAAGCCAAAAATAGAGGCAGTGTTAAAAAAAGGACACTACAAACGACACCTCATCGAAGTTATGAACTCATTCTTCTCATCTTACTCAGTCCAATTACTGCTCTAAAGGCACTACATGTAGGCGATACTGTGTAATTAGAAAAACCCTTAGATATCTTAATTCAGAAGATTATAATATTGTATTTATCACTTATTTACCTGTGAGTTGTCTCCATATCCTATGGACCTTTCTCTGTCTCCATTCCCATTTTAGAACATTTTTGAACCACCAAATTATTTAAATATACCACCTCCCCATCTGACCGTTACAAAGTTCTTATTGGACCCAAGTTAAATGGTATAAACAGACTTGGGGTCAACGTTTCAAAGCCTTTTAAATGGTGTCCGATCTGTTTGAGTTTGCTGATGTGCAATGGGTGATCACAAATTGAGTGTCCATACATTTTTTGGCCCCTTCCCAACTCTCAACATCAAATTCTCTATGCAAACTCTCCATATGGTCTGGAGGGCAGCTTCCTGTTCTCCCACAGCCTATAGCAGAAGGCAGGAAGACTTCTTGCTACGTTTTTTGGCCTGCAACGCTGCTCGAGTTGCCATTTCAAAGACTTCCCGTACACCATCTTTGGTTTTGGCAGAGCATTCCTGGTAGCCTTGGGCATTGATGCGGCTTGACATTTCTTTGCCATCGTCATATCTTACTGGCTCCTgtaaaacatttcaacaaaacggGTCTAAATATtgaccattaaaaaaaacccataatactgtaaataaatgcCTAACCTGTTTCATTTTGGCAAGCTCCCGTCTGGTGTGCTCATCGTTACGCAGATCTTTTTTATTACCCACCAGGATGATTGGAACATTTGGACAGAAGTGTTTCACTTCAGGCGTCCACTTTTCTGGAATGTTCTCTGCATTGAATTGAGCAGTCATTAACACCATAAGCTGCCTTAATGTTGCAATCAAACTGACTCATGGTGTGAATGTTGCTGAAAATGTACCTAAACTGTCGGGGCTGTCTACTGAGAAACACATGAGAATAACATCTGTGTCAGGATAGGAGAGAGGCCTCAGTCTGTCATAGTCTTCCTGACCCGCTGTATCCCAAAGTGCAAGTTCTACCTGAAAAAGAGGGAGAGTATTGAAGGGTGTACTTTTAGTATCTTAAAAAATATGAAGCAGAAACATATAATCAATGTCATGGAAAGAGCAAAGATAAACTAATTCTATATTCTGGTAGAAAACTTGTGGATGCAACAAAACTAAATGCAGTGAGTAGGCATGGGCCGGTTACCGGTTTTAAAAGATATACTGCTGTATGAAAAAGTGATGGTTTCAAAACCACTAACATTTTTCATCACGGCACCTCTCAATGCGCACAGATCTGCAGACTGTATGATGGATGATTGAGGCAAGTCTGCTGAACTTTTCCCTCCGTTACAAATGACTAAATTGGCTGTCGGGGAATGCTTCACATACCGTAAAAAGTACAGCCTGACAGCCGCGGCTTATAGAATAAAGATTGACCAACATGCTAAATGTGCTTGCAGAGTGTGGACAGTGGCAGCAAGAAAAGGCAACATTATAGTGCATGATCGTGCATCAACCATTGCTATATGCTAAACTCAAGgtaaagtttaaaggcctactgcaacccactactaccgaccacacagtctgatagtttatacatcaatgatgaaatcttaacattgcaacacatgccaatacggccgggttaacttataaagtgcaattttaaatttcccggaaaacttccggctgaaaacgtttcgatatgatgacgtttgcgcgtgacgtcaactgttgaagcggaagtattcggagcccattgaatccaatacaaaaagctctgttttcatctcaaaattccacagtattctggacatctgtgttggtgaatcttttgcaatttgtttaatgaacattggagaccacaaagaagaaagttgtaggtgggatcggtgtattagcggcagactacagcaatacaaccaggaggactttgagatggacagcagacgcgctagccgaacgacctcaccttgacttcctccgtctccgggccgccgaccgcatcggtgatcgggtgaagtccttcgtcgtaccgtcgatcgctggaacgcaggtgagcacgggtcgtgatgagcagatgagagctggcgtaggtgcagagctaatgtttttagcatagctctgtcgaggttccgtagctaagttagcttcaatggcgtcgttagcaacagcattgctaagcttcgccaagctggaaagcattaaccgtgtagttacatgtccagagtttggtagtttcgacatttaacacacttccttgtggtctatgtaatacgtaatggtggttatttggtccacATGTTCCATACATCATGTTTTACAAACCGTATTTAAGCTGCCGTGTCTTTAGAATGAGCCGATTTGTGGGCGTCTTATTTGCGTGCCTTcgcttcgactgcgtcttcttccCGCccactttgttgtagttttaaCGATTCCatgtcgagtctactgacagatataagtgagaactatacactactttgtattagaaatggcaacaggggaggatgcatgtgcatgcacgACCCAGTAtgctccacaacaagaggatagaggacaAAAAAAgaccttattgactacagcgcagACGCACTTAGCACTCTGGGTACATTTTTACCATACATGGATAATCCGCAGACGTCACACAAGGCAAAAACGTCACAAAaggagcaaattccaaacagctcgctTGGCGGAAGTAGGAAGGaatgcaagattattttataaatatttccgcaatgcctccacaatttgatttcaaatgttcaggacttaagcagatcccaaatacacaacaggagGTActagtaggtaagaaaagttggttttgcataataggacccctttaaatcTGCCTTCACACGAACTAACTACCTGTTACATCTAGCATTAGTGACACACATGCTAACTTGTCCACAAACACATTTAGCATATTGGACCAACTTTCTCCACCTTGGCAGTCTGTATTTTTACAGCAGGTAAAGCATTCCCAAACAGCCGATTTAGTCATTTTAAACGGAGGAAAAAACCGAGGGGCCTAGCCTCCTTCATTTGTCATACAGCATACAGAGCTTAGAGCAGCTGTAGGGGATCTGATATTGGCGCATCAGCCACACACCACATTAAAGATTTCTAACTTTCACTTTTACCGTTCGGACGGTTTTAAGGAAATTTGAGTAGTTTTGAAACCATTACTTTTTAATACCAGGGTATACTTTAAAACCAGTAACTGGACAAAGCCTACCGCAGACATATTGCCTCCACTCAGGACAAGCGCGTGCGTCCTGCTTATATCATCACAACATTTAGTAACAGCAGTGGGGTTTTTTTAACGTATTTCAGCCAAAAGTCGAAAATGCAACTTTGGTGACATTTTTGGTCAACAATTGTCAGTCGGCAAAAATTTGGTGCAACACTCCTTGGAAgagtctctcttttttttttttttttaaatcaactatTTGTTATGATCTTCCTAAACCACTTAGTgattgtgtttattttatttttttagagaaATTATATATACTGTTGAGACTTGACTTGCAGGTTTAGCAACAATAGACTCCATTACGAGCTAGAGATtagatttatggctctttgaaaaGAGCAGAATCTTGAAAAGATGTTCTTTCAAAAAGCTGTTAAAAACACTGGCTCGTTATATTATACAGTAGTTCTTTTTCTT
It encodes the following:
- the rbm10 gene encoding RNA-binding protein 10 isoform X1 gives rise to the protein MDPEGRGGRGDRMGRYYNSHYDHHFRDMDYRGYGQDEEDAEAEYHTRIDEGRPYIHNEASLDILPGSREGNWGCGGTRLQMDHNIRHQEEHRFSYVTGMRKAFAVKPEEHGCSSDLNLSQEELEQRDQDYRADLDCQKPSNIIMLRLLPPNATANEIRAILQEQRIQPKEVRLMRNKSSGQSRGFAFVEFNLIQEATGWMETNQGLLFILGHRVSMHYSNPKPRGNEDWLCNKCGVQNFKRRERCFKCSAPKSEAELKLPQSQKDFAHSLKKEEAQGLLPLPAPFDCSGLSVHPGQVTQHADGALANDTLILRNLGPHTSVEAILSSLSSFATLSPSNIRLIKDKQTHLNRGFAFLQLATIVEASQLLQILQALQPPLSIDGKVTVVEFAKGSKRDVFLTDGNKVSAATVASTAIAAAQWAVTQAAQNGSGGGQSTEYTELYPQRAAVKYSQGRNDYSVPNGLSTLACPGTPIMGGSAGQTTPVIPSLTPGVALVQQRPLNAPAAVVKTASAKTVSQVEIVGKPIPAGCSQPATPGTEHELQQYPLPDVSTYQYDESSGYYYDPLTGLYYDPNSQYYYNPHTQHFMYWEGEKHTYVPAPSGQSNTEGAPTGDCAVPIDSTLANHGSKEKKDKPKSKTAQQIAKDMERWAKTLNRHKENMRSVSSSPAAGSTDRRESASADAGYAVLEKKGALLERPQMFLDQLRQTESSPPQPLGLVPAYSGESDSEEEGVEKDEKEGRLTDWVKMACLLCRRQFPSKEALIRHQQLSELHKQNMEHRRMQEAADKESQRHTDGLEPPDFKKRRLNSIDAITGSSLGARMLQGGVKRELLLRKMQME
- the LOC133653951 gene encoding rho-related GTP-binding protein RhoA-C-like, producing the protein MAAIRKKLVIVGDGACGKTCLLIVFSKDQFPEVYVPTVFENYVADIEVDGKQVELALWDTAGQEDYDRLRPLSYPDTDVILMCFSVDSPDSLENIPEKWTPEVKHFCPNVPIILVGNKKDLRNDEHTRRELAKMKQEPVRYDDGKEMSSRINAQGYQECSAKTKDGVREVFEMATRAALQAKKRSKKSSCLLL
- the rbm10 gene encoding RNA-binding protein 10 isoform X2, coding for MDPEGRGGRGDRMGRYYNSHYDHHFRDMDYRGYGQDEEDAEAEYHTRIDEGRPYIHNEASLDILPGSREGNWGCGGTRLQMDHNIRHQEEHRFSYVTGMRKAFAVKPEEHGCSSDLNLSQEELEQRDQDYRADLDCQKPSNIIMLRLLPPNATANEIRAILQEQRIQPKEVRLMRNKSSGQSRGFAFVEFNLIQEATGWMETNQGLLFILGHRVSMHYSNPKPRGNEDWLCNKCGVQNFKRRERCFKCSAPKSEAELKLPQSQKDFAHSLKKEEAQGLLPLPAPFDCSGLSVHPGQVTQHADGALANDTLILRNLGPHTSVEAILSSLSSFATLSPSNIRLIKDKQTHLNRGFAFLQLATIVEASQLLQILQALQPPLSIDGKVTVVEFAKGSKRDVFLTDGNKVSAATVASTAIAAAQWAVTQAAQNGSGGGQSTEYTELYPQRAAVKYSQGRNDYSVPNGLSTLACPGTPIMGGSAGQTTPVIPSLTPGVALVQQRPLNAPAAVVKTASAKTVSQVEIVGKPIPAGCSQPATPGTEHELQQYPLPDVSTYQYDESSGYYYDPLTGLYYDPNSQYYYNPHTQHFMYWEGEKHTYVPAPSGQSNTEGAPTGDCAVPIDSTLANHGSKEKKDKPKSKTAQQIAKDMERWAKTLNRHKENMRSVSSSPAAGSTDRRESASADAGYAVLEKKGALLERPQMFLDQLRQTEPLGLVPAYSGESDSEEEGVEKDEKEGRLTDWVKMACLLCRRQFPSKEALIRHQQLSELHKQNMEHRRMQEAADKESQRHTDGLEPPDFKKRRLNSIDAITGSSLGARMLQGGVKRELLLRKMQME